The DNA sequence cctttttttttccgGTGAATGGAAAAAAGAATCGCAAGTGTGTCATAGAAAGATAGGGGTCTCAATTTTGCTCCTCCAGAGATATCATTGTCCTGCAAGAAACTGCAGTACAAGTAAAGACTAAAAAGAAACTCCCAGGAGATGTGTATTTAGTTACacattttttgtgtgtgtgttagttttttttaataagcttGACTATCAGTTGTGGAGTAAAATTGTCATCACTTAAACATAGATATCATGGAAAGATTGCAAAACAAGGATCAAACTACTACAACCAAGATCCCTTTACTTACATAGCAACCTCACAATTACATAGCAGTAATGTAGAATATTATTAAACATAAGAAACACAGAGCATGTTACTTGACCTTGTACTTGGCAATCTGTTCGCTAACTTCCCTCAAGTCACCTTTGGTGAAAATTAATGCCACATTTCCCTGATTCAAGAAACAAACTTATAACTGTCTTCAAAATTCAATGAAAttgcttctcttttttttactattattattatcaaatttattttctggTACAGGAAATGCCGAAATGAGGTAGCAGAGTTACCACAAGAAGGGGGACAAGGTTAAGGAAGGCCTTGTTGCCAGTCTTCTTAGCATCCAAGATGATCGAGCGTTTCATCATCGAGTTCTTTCCCATAACCACCACTGAGTCAGCATTAAGTCCCCTCCGTATGCCCTGAAGCTGATTGGAACCCACATTGTCTGATGAAACCACTAGCACCTGACTGTACTCTCTAAGAAGCTTCAGCATCTTTGCATCATAAGCTGCCTTCGCCACTTTCCCCGCCATTGCTGCTGATCACTAGAGCTATCAAATTGAGTTGGCTCACGACAGGCTGTCAAAAAATTCAGCCGATAGGGGTTGGATTACTTTAGTAGTGAACCAAAATTGCGGCAACCCAACTCAACCCACTACAGGTGGCGGGTTAAATGGGTTGACTCaccataataaaagaaaagagagagaaaatttgaaaaaataaaataagaaaacataataaaaagtataaaagtataaaacaaacaataatcGTTAACTTAATAGTACAAAATTTGACAATGTTTGACAATATAAATAATGCTCTGATctgaaaaaaaatcagaacaaaaaacaatttgacaatataaataagaaaaataataaagagagaatataatatcataattttcgAATAGATTCTTAGACTGCATCATGTAACTAAGACATAGTTTACTAAAATGAACAAACCAAACATAGCTTGTGTTCGATTCTACGTTTCCTCGCCCATGACATGTGTATTTGACATGATTTTGGTGGGAAACAGATGTAGAACCCAATACACGCATAGTAAAAATGACCAAGGTGCTGAAAATtgacattttaataattttattacacGTCAAAGTGCTAGAAGTGAAGCCTTATCATTGGTGCACTTTAGAAACAAactagaaaatatgtttttcaaatttaacacGATGCACACTCCAAGGATGACAAAGATGAGAGAGAAAAGCTAAATGCAGTAGAAGATGATGgcaaatatatatgataaatccCCTACAACTCATTCCTTGCTCCAATCATCTGTTCTGTTATCCAATTCAGCACAATAGTTAACAACAATGTTATTGAAGCTAACAACACAATTAAGAGAACTAGTGAACTTTGAAgtgatattaaaattaaagctCAGTACATAATGAACATTATCTAGagtaagaaaaaggaaaagacaaaTTTGAAATGGAGGCAGTGTGGGATGAATAGGCAAGGAAACAGTCATATTCAGCAACAGTAATAGTTACTAACAATATATTTGAAATGTCAGAAAAGGGAATATAAGACTCTGTTTGGGAAAAATTAGTAGTGCATTGTAGAATCCATAGAAACTTTATACAAATAGATTTAATATGGCCCAAGTAGCTAGTCACTGATCTTGTTTCTTAATACTTTGCAAATCTTTAATAAAGAGAAAGAACTGCTGAATATCATTGGTGTATAAAAGGCTTTGCTTTTTCCTATACTTAACAAGTTTGCTATGAACTGAAAGGCAGAAAAAGAACACAGAGTTGGGCATGTAtatcctttttctcttctttttactGACAAATAACATTAACCAACTTAATTTGAACCACAATAAGTCTAGAAGTTTGTTTTGCATTTATCTATCGTATCTCTCATTACAGAAACACAGAAAATCCAAACAGTTTCCATATGacacaaaaatcaaatccaCATTAGCACTCAGCAAATGAAAGTGATATAGTGACCAGAACTAAggataaacaaaaaatgaaaaaaaaaaacaattcctTATACAATGATGCCAGGTTATTGACTAAATTTGCACACGATACCAAACAACAAAAGCATAAAGGGGGAAAAATTCAGTGTGTTAGTGAGTAACTGAATATATATCAGCATTGTTGTGTTGCTACATAGCAAAAAACATGCTCGTGTCAAAACCCGAATCAATCAAGCTCTTATCTTGAAAACTGAAAGCAAGTAGAAATTGGAATCGAAAGAACAAAAgctgaaaaaagaaatagaggattttgttgttatttgatGTTCTAGTCGCAGTAAAACGAATGAGAAGAGagatacaagaaaaaaaaatatagagtataatagaaaaagatgaacaataaaaaacaaagaagaagagaaattgaGTTGCGCAGGATTTACCTGAGGAAGAAGAACGGTGGTGGTCGGCGACGCTGAGGAGGCAGTGGTGCGGCACTATGAAGAAAAGAAGACCCGAATGAGTCATATTTTGGGTCTGTGTGAAATATTAACCCAATGGGCTAGGCCCAAATAAAGTGTGTGTTAGTGGGGTCAGCTAGGGGGATTGCTATTGACCCCACTCCATTTGCTATTGGTCCCTACAAACGTGAGAAAAGACATTCTTACCCCTTCGTCAACCAGATTTAAATGCAATACCACCACTGATGTTGCACGCCATTCCTCACCATGCCATCGCAACTCCTTCTTTTGGTCCGTGTGCCCCTACCATCATTAGATATATACTCACAGAAGAAGAGGGAAATAGACAATAAAAGCATAGTTCCATTTTTGGGTAAAAAAACTactaaatcataattttgttgtttatttattttcacacCCCCTTCAAATATCAACTAAAATACGATTTGTGCAACAAAATTGTGTAACAAGACTCCATTGTACAAATGAGTCGTATTTCCATAAAAGGATATTTTCGGAAAACATAAGTGTCAGCCCCTTCCTTGGTAGGGCCAATAGAAAATGGGGTTGGGCCAATAGCAATCCCCCCGTTAGTTGAGGTGTCCACTGAAATGGTGTCCTTCATGAGACCTTGGAATTGAAACGAACGTCGAAGGGACGTGTCTGACTCCGATGGCTTCCTCATACCGTGACCGTACGTCGGAGTTCCGATTACTATCGGAGACTATGAAGAAGATCGGAGGTCCGGTTCAACCCGAGAATCCTCCTTCGACCTCTCGCGGCGGCGAGTCGTCGTATTCGAGATCCGAATTCAACCGAAAGGCCTCGCGAATCGGGTTGGGGATCCACGAGACCTCGCAGAAGATCGCGAGGCTCGCGCAGCTGGCGAGGAAATCGTCCATGTTCAACGATCCCGCCGTGGAGATTCAGGAGCTGACTGTTCTGATCAAGAACGAGATCACGACACTGAACTCGGCTCTCTCCGATTTGCAAACCATTCAGAACACGGATATGGCTGACGGCGGTTACTCGCAGGATACGATTGTGCATTCCACCGCGGTTTGTGATGACTTGAAGAGCAAACTCATGGGAGCCACAAAACACCTTCAAGATGTCTTAACTGCTAGGACAGAGGTATGTTATTTCTTATGATGGGAATGAGGGATAGTTGAATGACACAGGTAGTGTTAGGTCGTGAATAATAGGCAATTCTATAGAGCCAATTTTTTTGGATatgactaatgtttttttttttgtgatattcTAACTTGGGTagggaaattatattttttttgaaatgttcatggtaaaaaaatatattttgatatcgGTGGTAGAAAGATATGCAAAACTATGCTTATTTGTTATGATCACAAGCATTTcttttgtaaattgtaatcaTCATATGCCTTGCTATATTTGTCACTCCCATGTAATTAATGTTTTGCAAGTGTATGTATGCTCCAGAATATCAAGGCTCATGAGAACAGGAAGCAGATATTTTCCAAGAATGCATCAAGAGAGAACCCTTTCCAGCATCAGCCAAAGCCAGCTAATGAGCCGCCACCTTGGTCAAATTCATCGAATGCATCAGAGAGTTTGCAACAAGAATCAGcgtgagtaattttttttcctaatgagTTACAGGTTAACATTTGTCATTATGCCATGACATGAATATTCCTTCCCAATTTCcataatgtaaataaaatcagAGAATTTGGCACAGTTTTCCCAATGAAAAACCTGGCTCCTGTAGTAGGCTGGTAGCTACCTGTTGCTATTCTTCTGTAAATAGTTGGGACTTGGGAGTTAACTGTTGGCGTatccaaatttcaaaatttgaacgTTTCTTACTCTTGAATACTCTTCTTGTCATATTTTAGATGCTGGTGGGTTCAGAGTTCAGTGTCGTGGATTTGCCAGTCTAACCATAAGTGTGCGTGGGTGTTATCTAGCCAAACTTTTCTTGTTTAACATTATTCCTCTTGACATGgtttataatttcatattgcagctgaaatatcatttttttagcaaaatttatttaccCACTATCAACACTTCATTTCTTTCCTAGTGCACACAATGGCATACCAACTCTTTAATTCTTGtaccagaaaaaaaaagctgGCAACTTTGGTACTTTTCTTAACTAGACAAGAAATAGACATGGTGATAGTTGAGACAAGCATAAATATGACATATGTTGATAGGAGATCCTTGTTCCTCCTGCTGAGAAAATTGAATCTCAGACTCAACATTTGAGTCCTAAATAATGCAAGGCCAGGGCCAGGCTAATCTGAATAGTAGATCTAAAGTATACTCTTTAATATCCCAAAATGAACATGCTAATTACATAAACTCAAAGTCCCAAACTTTGCTACACTAGCCATTTTCTGAATTCCCTTTCAGTATGCTGCCTCTGTAAATATCAGCCAAACCTGGTGGAACATTGTTAAAATCTCTTAACTACATAATTGTTTCCATTTCCCCAGTTCTTTTCTACCACTAAGGCACTAACTAGTTTTAGGGCATCTTTAGAATGTGACAATTACAAGTCTATGCATGTGTGGGAACCTAAAATGAACTACGATATAGctaaacacaattttttatttcttgatgatacttataaattataatgtagTTTTGCtgtgtaatttatttatatatttattttctctctttcaaaatgtcaatttttaaattattaatactgGGTTTGTGTATCTCtatttatgttataaaaaaaaggatagaCCTCTAAAAGTTTAATTGCTGCAAAATAATATGTATCTATATCTCTTATGCAGATTACCATCAAATGGAGCTCCTGTTGGCAATCAACTAAGGTTTGTTTATAATATCAAATTGCCCCTTTTACATTTCTATATAGAATggttatatttaaatctaaaaaatctaaatatCACCTTAAACTAGAACTTCATGTAAAAGCATGTGGCTGTCAATTGGTTCTCATGGATCATAAATCTCCAATTGTGTTAACTGTTGAGTTGTTTTGAGTATATATTCCTTGCTCCCTATTATGTGATGATGGGCATTGGGTACAAGGCATCCACTAATCTTTCCCTCATTTCACTACAAGCATGATCAAATACATAAGGGAATGGTTAGCAACTTTGATACGCCATTTTGCAGTTAGCATACTTACCTGATGATGTGGGTAGGGGATAACCATTTAGGTTTCCACAACTGGGGAGGCTCTGTCAaactggatttttttttgtggttcAAACTTAATTGAACATCCCTTTCTCTCTTGGTGGGTTTCACAGATCTTGTCTGTGTTGcataaatgaattaaactttTAGCCCAGCAAGAATAATCATTTGTTTGGTACAAGtcatttttagttattaatttgatttgatggtTCATGTATTCAAGGTATTCAATTGCAAACttaataattcttattttttgtacGCTGTCTCTTGAATCCACAACTCATTTGATTGATGATTATGTCATAAGTTTACCATAGAAGTCACTTCAATAcaataaatatctaaatatgAGGCCTgtcttttgttttacttttcagACTTCAGTTCTTAAATAGTTTACCATAGCATCTAGCTTGGAACATTTTGATGCTTACATTTCTGCCATTTATAATTTGCCTGCATACATTGAGTGGGCAATTACCAGAATGTCACAAAAGATAGttatttaatttggtcattcaaTTTGGAGCCTTTTACAATCTCAATTCTTCCCCTAATGCCTAACCAAGCGTATGAATTCTCTGGTAAATTTTTACCCTTTGATTCTGGAGATGTGTTGCTTTTGGGGTATGAATTGCTCAAATTTTTACAGTATGCTTAGGATGcacatattttttaacttaaattacaaCATCTGGTAAATTTGTTTTCACAGACGAAGGTTGGCTGTGGACAACACTCCATCCCAGCAAATGGAAATGTCTATGGTACAGCAGGTTGTGCCTCGGCATGAAAACTATGCTCAAAGTCGAGCAACTGCTCTGCACAATGTGGAATCTACTATCACAGAACTAAGTGGGATTTTCTCACATTTGGCTACAATGGTTGCCCATCAAGGGGAGCTTGCTATCAGGTTTTTCTCATTTCACTCAAATACTTGACAGACACTAGTAGGTTACTTCTTTGCACTAAATTTTCCTCCACTTATGGTGTTGGTGAATTGAATTACAATACTATTGTATGCAAAGCTGCggatgttcatgtgttctatcAATTAGCCTTAAATCTGCCTAACTTGCATGGGCAGGATTGATGACAATATGGATGAGTCATTGGCAAATGTTGAAGGAGCTCACAGTTCTTTATTGAGGCATCTCAACCGAATATCATCAAATAGGTGGCTTCTAATAAAGATATTTGCCATTCTGATACTTTTCCTCACGATCTTCATATTCTTTGTCGCCTAATATACTTCCATATGCTAATCATGGAAGTTTCACTTCGTGGCTTACTTGGATTTGTTTTCGTTCTTCTGTGGAGACAAAAACACAAGAGCAGGTAAATGTGCGGATGTATTCTATTTGAATGTAGATAGAGAGCTCCGTCATCTGTAAACATTTTACAATATTCCCATATTCTTAGTTTGGCAATCATTATAGGTGTTATTAAAATTTCGTTGGTATGTAATCCCCATATTAAGCAAATTGAGTAAGAAATATACGAGTGTTTGGTAAATTGATATagattcataatatttttgaagTTTCCAAGATGCAAAATAGAGGGAGAAAGAAATATCTCGTTTCTAGATACTGTAGTGGACAAGTTATCAAATTAATGGTAGCATACGAGAATTCCTTTGTTCACTTACGTGATAATGTAAGCTTTTTGATATTGTaatatcaaaattgatttttttttaataactagaattgttttttattaatggtttatctatttatattatttgtgaAGCTTgcaatatagttttttttttgtggttgcATATGTAAAATTCTGTGGTGTGCCTTTTCTGAATCTTTCTTCTGCTGATTTAATATTTCAAAGTGCTTCTCAAGTAGTCTTTACTCTTCATAGATAATGCCCTAATTTATTCACATGAGGATGTTTTGCTTTACATAGATAAGGATGCAGCCAAACACATAAAGCAGGTTATGTAAATGTTGGGTGGGAATCCACCAACTCAATAGCTGCAGCTATTGCTATTGCTATTGCTAAGAATCTCCTTTTTCGTGCCAGATTTTAAGTGGTTTTAACTAGTTCTGTTGTTTGCCGCCACCTGTCTGGCTTGGTCAAAGACATTACCTTAtataaaagacaaagaaaatacGGATTTGAAAGTGTAGCCAGATTGATGTCCTGAGTTCTGACTGTTAATATTCAAAGAAAATTTTAGTGGGTCTCTGATTCGCACTCAAGGAGgacgagccctggtgcagcggtaaagttatgccttggtgacttgttggtcatgggttcgaatccggaaacagcctctttgcatatgcaagggtaaggctgcgtacaacatccctcccccataccttcgcatagcgaag is a window from the Glycine max cultivar Williams 82 chromosome 2, Glycine_max_v4.0, whole genome shotgun sequence genome containing:
- the LOC100777383 gene encoding syntaxin-31, with the translated sequence MASSYRDRTSEFRLLSETMKKIGGPVQPENPPSTSRGGESSYSRSEFNRKASRIGLGIHETSQKIARLAQLARKSSMFNDPAVEIQELTVLIKNEITTLNSALSDLQTIQNTDMADGGYSQDTIVHSTAVCDDLKSKLMGATKHLQDVLTARTENIKAHENRKQIFSKNASRENPFQHQPKPANEPPPWSNSSNASESLQQESALPSNGAPVGNQLRRRLAVDNTPSQQMEMSMVQQVVPRHENYAQSRATALHNVESTITELSGIFSHLATMVAHQGELAIRIDDNMDESLANVEGAHSSLLRHLNRISSNRWLLIKIFAILILFLTIFIFFVA